From the genome of Gallus gallus isolate bGalGal1 chromosome 4, bGalGal1.mat.broiler.GRCg7b, whole genome shotgun sequence:
ACGGGGAGAACctggagggggaagggagatCCCTCCGAGGGCGATGTCGCCCCTGGGGGTGTCTGCGGGTCTTGGCCGGGGGGGTCTCGTGCACGGAGGGGGTCTCACCGatacgggggggggggggtctctcccgggggggggggtctctcCCGAAGGGTGGTTCCCCAGCTGGAAGGCTTAACCCGGGGGGAGGTCcctcctggggggggggcactgccGGGGGGGGTTCAGTCCTGGTCTGCTCTCTCCCAGAGAGGAGTTTCTCTCCCTGGGGGGGCGCTCAGCCCGGAGGGTCGCTCCCTATGGGTGGGGGGGTCTCACCCAGAGCAGCGTCACCCAAAGGGGGGGTTCCCTCCCGGGGGGTCCCTCCGGGGCCCCGCCCCCCACCTGCCGTAGGCGAACCGCCGGTCCTTATGGTGGTCCCCGAAGGTGTCCCAGAGCCGCAGCGACACGCTGACCTCGTCCACCACATCGCGGGAGCGCTCCAGCAcctggcggggggggggggggggaggaggcgCTGAGCGGGGCCCGGCGAgaccccgccgccccccccggccGCGCACCTCCTGGCAGACGCGGTACTGATCGATGGCCCACACGGTGGGCACGTGCGTGGCCAGCAGCTGGTATTGGCTCAGCGTCGCGTTGCAGGCGCGGGCGCAGATGAGGCGCGTTTTGCCCACCGCGTTGTCGCCCACCACCACGCACTTGATGGTCTCGACGTTGGGCCGCTCGTAATCCACGTCCAGGTCCATGGGGTCCCGCCGGCGCTCagcgccgcgccccgcgccgccccccgcccatccccgcgccgctccgccgcgccgccgcccgggCCCGTTAGctgccgccccgccccgccccgccccgcccctccgccAATCCGCGACGGCCTCGCCtcgccgcgccccgccccctccgccccgcccctcGCTCTCCGCCAATCCgcgccctccccgcccccctCGGGCCACGCCCACGAGGCCTCTCCGAGCCGCGCccccgcgcggccccgcccgcGCGCGGACAAAGGGgcgccgccagggggcgccgCGAACACGTGACCGCCGCCAACCCCCCCGCTCCGAGCCGCGTCGGAGGCCACGCCCCCTCGTGGGCGGAGCCGCGCGGCAGGCCACGCCCCCTTCGCACGCCCACCCGCGGAGCgcggacgggggggggggggacggacggcggggcgggaggggcgCTGCGGGGACACCCGGCGGTATCACTGACACCGAGGGCTCAAAGGGCcgccggggctgcggggctcacCGCGGGGACGTGGCCGGGGAGCGGCAGCCCCGACCCTCCCGTCCGCCCCCCGGCTGTGCCCGGCCCGCCGCTGCACGGGTGGCAGCCGCCAGCGGGGCCCGGGGGGCGCAGAGGGGCGCAGGGCCCGCAGGGGGGTCGTGGCACAGAGGATATGGGGCTGGGATATGGGGCACTGCGGGGACGCGGGGCAATGCGGGGCCGTGGGGAACGGACGGGGACACCGGCGGGGACGGGGGGCGCTGATGGGACGCGGGATGCTGCGGGGACACGCGGCGCTGATGGATCGGGCACGCGGgtgggtggggaggtggggcaCAGCGGGGGCGCGCGGTGCGGATGGGGACGCGGACCTCCGGTGGGTGCGGGACGCGGCCCCGTGGGATCTgagccccgccgccccgcagccccccgcgctgccccccCCGCCGTACCCCCCCCCCatccgccgccgccgccgcgcatTTTTTCGCTCTCTCGGGGCTTTGGGGTTTGAGGCCGCGGTGACCAAATAAGGGAAGCGGCGCCGTGCGGCCGCGGGTGGGGGCGGCCCCGCGTGGGCTCCCCGTGTCCCGCCGTGGGGCCCCGCACCGAAACGCGGTACCGCGTGgggccccgcaccgccccgcgtTGCATCGCGGCACCGAACGCCGCGCCCACGGGACCGCGTGGGGCCGCCCCGCCCCCACACCCCGCGCCACGCGGGACCCGCGGcgccccccccgacccccccccccccgccccgcccggcttTGGCTCCGCGCCCGgtgccgcccgccccgccgggtCCCGCCCGGTGCCGCCGGGTCCCTCCCCACCTCTGAGCCCGGGGCGGGGCCGCGCAGGAACTgccgggcggtgcggggcggtgcggggccgtGGGAGCACCATGGGGGCCCCGGGGCTGGAGCGGCACCGCCTGGCGCTGCTGGCGGCACGGGAGGACGTGGGCAACCCGCGGGCGGCCACCAACTGGTGAGGGAACGGCGCCGGGGGTCCCGGTTGGGacgggctgcggggccgggcggggggtTCCGGGGCGCACCGGGGCCGCGCACGTGGGTCGGACGGCGCGCGCCGAGGGCGGCGGGGACGGAGCGGCGACCCCGTGGGCGTGGGGTGGGAACGGGGAACCGGCGACGGGGCGCGGCCGCGGGGCGGATGACGGGGGGGGGGGCCGAGTTCCGCACGGTGCCCGCGCGGTGCTCGCAatgcccccccgccccccccccgcgtGGAACCGCGGCCGttccccgccccgcccgcgcgTGAGAGCCCCGCGggccccccccttcccccccccccgtcgcACAGCGCTGCCGTCCGGGCCGCCCCCCCGTCTCCGCCCTCCGCTCCGTCCGCGACCGCTGCCCTCTGCCCGCTGCCCGTCCGCCCTCTGCGCCGGGACGCGAAGTCGCGCCGCCGGGGGGGCCGCCCGGTGCCGGTGTCGGTACCCGGGGGGGCGGGCACGGCGCTTCCCGCCGCTCCATTGTCCCCGGGCGGATGACGGCGGCACTTCCACGAATTGAGgccggcggggggcggggggcggggtGAGGGGCGGCGGCCGCGAGCCCCCGTGTGCCCCCACCCCCCGGTGCGACCCTTACCCGGCACTGAGcatcccccgcccccccccccagggccgTGTTCGCCTACGAGAAGCACCATGACCTCAGGCTGCTGGACTCGGGAGGTATGGGGGGGCTTTGTGCGGATTGAGGGGGGGGTCCGTGTGGGGTCCCGCGGCGCACggccccccctgacccccctcCCGCAGCCGGCGGCGTGGACGAGCTGGCGGCGAAGTTCTGTGCCAGCAGCATCATGTATGGGCTGTGCCGAGTGCGGGACCCCGGCAGCGGCGCCCCCCGTGTTGTCCTCATCAGCTGGGTGAGCCGGGGGGGCGACGGGGGTCTGTGCCGTGCCAACCTACAGCGGGCACGGCACGGCTGGGcctgggtgggggggggcagccgGGGGTGCCGGGGGGACGGGGATGGGCCGGGTGGGCGCCGTGCCGGCAGCTCTGAGCCCTGCGCCTGTGCCAGGTCGGGGAGGAGGTGCCCGAGTCCCAGCGCCAGGCGTGCGCCGGACACCTGCCCGCCATCAGAGCCTTCTTCAAGGTGAGCCTGGAGCCCGGGGGGGGTCCATCCAGggtccccaccccccccttcctGCCCCGCAGCCCCGACCTTTGCTTGCTGCTGCGTGCGGTGCATTCCTGGAGCTGCTGACTCAGGCGCTGCCGTTCCCAGCTCCCAGTTCCAGCTCCCAGTTCCAGCCTTGGCTGCGCCGTGGCTGTGGTTGGGCTCCCTGCCCCGGCCCCGTCCTGCCCCGGCCCCGTCCTGCCCCgtctgctctgccctgccctgtggggctggggctgccccccgcccgtgcccccatccctgcactCCCTGGGGCGAGATCCCACGTCTGGATCCGGCCCCACATCTGGATCTGCTGAGCGCCGCTGGGAACGGTGCCCGGTATTCCCCGGGGACGGTTTGGGAGCGGATCccgggggatggggggggggggcgctcaGGGCGCCGTGGGGCCGACGCCGTCCCCGTCCCGCTGCCAGGAGGCCACCGCCGTGCTGAGCGCCCGTCGTGCCGAGGAGGTGACGCAGGAGGGGCTGAGCCGcgcgctggcacagctggccCCCGCCGCAGCGCCGAGCACCAGGAGGACCCCCCCGACGGACAGCGAGGAGTTGGTGGTGAGCGGGGCGGGGAagcgggacggggcggggggTCCCCGCGGGTGCTGCAGCGCGCCCTGAGCCCCGCTGCTCCGCAGGGCACCAACTACCGTAAGACCAACCCGGCGCTGGAGATCCGCCGCACCAAACGGGACTCCTTCTGGGCTCAGGCGGAGGTGAGGGGGTGTGGGTGGGTGCCGAGGGGGGCTGCGGGGTCCCGTCCCGCTGAGTCCCTGCGGTGCAGCGCGAGGAGGAGCAGCGGAAGGAGGAGGAGCGGCGCCGGGCGCTGGAGGAGCGCAGGAGATGGGAGAGGGAGCGCATGGAGGAGGAGCGCAGGGACGCGGCGGAGCGCGAGCGGcgctgcagggagaaggagcagcGCATCGAGGAGCAGCGGTGAGACGGCTCCGCCCGCGGCCCTGAGCCCGGCGCCCGTGGGTGCCCGCCGTCCCCGTGTGCCCCCTGCGCCGTGCCCGGCACCCGGAGGTGCAGCCGGAGCCGGCACTGAGCTCCCGTCCCCGCAGGAAGGAGCAGGCGCGGATTGAGGCGGAGGAGcgcaggaaggagcagcagcgaTGGGTGCGTGGGGCCGAGGGCTGCGGGGTGCAGCGGTGCCACGCGGTGCTGCGTCCACCCCGCGACCCCGTCCCCGCTGTCCCCTGTTCCCacatccccagccccacatccccagccCCACGTCCCCATCACCGCATCCCCGTCACCACGTCTCCATCCCCGCTTCTCCATCGCCGTGTCCCTGTCACCCATgttcccatccccacatccccatccctacGTCTCCACCACCGTATCCCCATCAccacatctccatctccacatccccagccccatgtccccatcacTGCATCCCCATCACCATGTCTCCAGCCCCACTTCCCCATCATCGCGTCCCTGTCCCCgcaaccccatccccacatccccatccccacatctcCATCACTACCTCACCGCGtacccatccccacatccccatccccacatccccatcgCCATGTCCCTATCGCCATGCCttcctccccacgtccccatctccacgtccccatccccatccctgtccccgcatccatccccatccccacaggagcagcagcagcgtgagCACGAGGCGGCAATGCGGGATCGCTTCCGGCGCAGCGAATCCAttgagaaggcagcagtgagtGGGGTGCCGAGGTGGGGGACAGCGGAGGGGGGGGTCCGGGGGTCCGCCGCCCCCCAACGCCCCCCGGTGCTGCAGGAGGCGGCCGTGTTGGTGGCGCAGCGGGCACAGAACCCGCGGGAGTTCTTCCGGCAGCGGGAACGGGCGGGATCCACCTCGGGCAGCACTTCGGGCACCGCGCCGCCCGCCGGCCCCCTGGGCGCACGGCCCGGtacgtggggggggggttggggggcggccggggggcTCCTGGTGGATGTGTGCTGACTGTGCCCCCCCAGGCGCCCGCCGCCCCTTCCTGCGGTACCAGCGCAGCCTGACCGAGTCCGCCTTCATCTTCCGCCGCCCGGAGCCCCCCGCTTCTCCTACACCCCCCGATCCCGGGACCTTCCAGGCTGcggccccccccagcccccgcCGACCCCCGGGGACACCCCCCAGCCCGGCCGGGGTGGGGCCCCCCCACGCCGGCAGCCCCGTAGGGACGTGGCGCCCACCCTGTGCCACCGTGGGgagcccccccagacccccgGGGGCGGGGACTCCGTCTCCCATCAGCCCCCCTGGGCCCCCATCCAGCCCCCCCCGGCTGCTGAGCCCTCTCAGCCCTCCCGGGTCGGGGTGCCCTGACAGCACTCACAGAGCGGAGCCtctgccccccagcagcacttCAGGGCTGggcccccccagcagcaccgccAGGGGGCCGccgcccctcagccccccccggCAGCCCCCCGCTGGCACTGTGGAGGAGGAGGTTCTGCCCCTGcccagcccccccagcacccccctGGATGAGGAGGGGCCCCCCCCGGGCACCCCCCCGTTGCCCAGCCCCCCGGCGTGGGGGGCTCCAGAGCTGCCAGTGGGGCTGGGTGAGGGGGTCCTGAGCCCTCAGGAGGGCCCCCCTCCACCTGGGCTGCCCCccgccccactgcccccccgCAGTCCCAGCCCCCCCGGCCTGAAGGATGCAGCAGTGCCCTGCCTGGCACCCCACGAGCTGCAGCAAGGTGGGTGCACGGAGCCTCCccggtgtggggctgggatggggttCCCTCACAGTGTACCCCCACCTTGCACCTGGCCCGGGGGGGGCTCAGCCGTGTCGACACCCCCTCCTGCAGGGACAGGTGGGGAGCACCAGCTGGAGCCAGAACCGGGCACCAGGGGGCAGAATGGCATTGGGGGCTGGACACCCCTTTGGGACCCCCCAGAGCAGGTATGGGGcgactggtggcactgggatggggttgggggtgATTAATGGGGCTGGGGTCGATGGATGGGGCCGGGTGGGGGGCAGAGGGTGGTggcagtgtggggctgtgggtggcgGTTGTGGGgctggtgggcagcaggcagggggcagctctggggctgagggcgggatgggggtgatggggCCTTCAGGGCAGAATGGGGCGGGGGGAACACACAGGAcgtgggggggggcgggaggggggctCAGCGTTGGGGACCCCCGGGCGCTCTCCCGCAGGGTGCTGAGCCCGGTGCCACCATCCTGCCGCAGCCGCTGCATAAAGCCAAGCCAGGTACGTGCCCCCCCCGCCatgcccccaacccccccagtgccccccaccgCCTCCCCCCGGCCTCACCCTCTGCCCCTCTCCCAGGTTTCACCCAACTCCTGACCCCCGGCGCCTCCCCCCCGCCCGAGGACAAGGCGCTCTCCCCCCACGCTGTgtaattggggggggggggcagcagcacTACGCCCCCCTCAGCTCTCCACGGCACCGCACAGCcggggctgccccacacctcacccCGCTCAGAGCGCGGTGCCCGCAGCCCCCCCGGCACCGCGCCCCGCACTgaccccccaccgccccccccccccgtacAGCAGCTTTGGGAGCAGCCGCCCCACGCAGCCCCAGCGCCGCAGCACCGTGCTGGGGGGGCAGACCCCCGCCGGGGGGGGCCACGCAGCGCCCCCCGCCCCAATGAGACGCGGCGGCtgttaaataaattttaatgcaCGTGGACGAGGTGGGGGCTTTGGCTGGTCCTGGCCACGGTTAGGAGTGTGAGGCATAAAGCGGGGGGGggccgacccccccccccagggctgGACCCGCGCCCACCCATTGCGGGGGGTCAGCCCTGAGCACCATccgggcgggagggggggggggagcccCGAGCCCACCCtgcggcggcggcagcagctCCGAgcgaccccccccccacccccggcaCCGTACGTTCCAGTTTCTCCCCAAgaagagcagccctgagcaccGGGACCCCCGACCCGACCCGGGGCGCGTCCCCACGGTGGCCCTCCTCCCCAGAACCCCCCGGGGGTGCCGGGCTCACACCTGGGACTGGAGGCGGccgggggggcgcgggggggcgGCGCGCTCGGTGTCGGAGCTGGAGCTGCCGGGGCTGGAGGAGCCGGagccgggcggggggcgcggggagggggcgcGCCGGGTTCCCCCCCGGCCCTTCAGGGTGCTGAGCTTCGCGTCCAGCGACAGCGTGcgggggcgggcgcggggccgggggccgcACCCGGCGGGGGGGGCGGCGTGCGGGGGGGGGCCCTCGAAAAGGGAGAGCCACGGGGGGCAGCCCCGGGCCCCCCCCGTCAGCACCGCAGCGCGCCGCGTCAGGATGTCCGTCACCGCCTCGATGTCGTCGGAAGGGTCAATAGCTGCGGGGAAGGACGGTCagcggcggggggggcggggggggcgggggaggggtGCGCCCCACGGAGGGGGGTGTCCGAAGGAGGGGTGCGCCCCATGGACACGgcgtgcagcacagctgggttgTGCACCAGGACTGTGACAAAGGGGATCTGCGCTGGAACCAGGGGAGATGGGATGCGCCCCGTGGGGATGCGCCCCGTGGCCGGGATGCGCTCCGTGGCCGGGATGCGCAACTGCGGTGCGCTCTGCAGCCCCGCTGTCCGGGCTGTGCCCGCGGCAACGCAGCCGGGGGGCGCCCAGCAGCCGGCACAGCCGCGCCCCGTCCCGAGCCGTGCCCCACAGCCGCGGCCACGGCGGCGGAGGCCCCGTACGTCACCTGTCACTGTAAtaggaggagagcagagcgCGGATCTCCGCCGAGACGGCGTTatcctgcagcaggagccccTCGCAGGACGGGGGCacggccgggccgggcagcgCTGGCACAGAGCGCAGAGAGGAGCGGAGAGGCGGGGAGAGCAGACGGCAGAGAGCcgggcagcagaggaggaagaggaggatgaggaggaagaagagcggcaggaagaggaggaggaggaggaagaggagcagaaggaagaggaggaggaggaggaggaggaggaagaagaggacgCGGCTGCGCTCACCCATCTCGTGGTACAGCGATCCCTGGCGCGGCAGCGGGGCGGgagggcggcgcggcggcggcacATCGATGCGCATCAGTTCGTCACAGCACTGCTTCCATTGACCTGCGGGCACGGGGGGAcggggcgggacgggacgggacggctGCTGAGCCCCGCACCGCgaggggggggcgcggggcggggcggggtgcgggacggggcggccgggggcgcCGTGCTGCCGCGGCCCCACGCACTCATGTCGTAGAAGTGCTGCCAGAACGCCTCCATCCAGCGCTGCGTCTCGGCGCGGCTCTCGGCCAGCAGCGTGTGGGTCACCTCCTCGGCCCCGTAGCGGTTGGTGACCGTCACGCTGTGCAGTTTGCCCCGCGCCTCCTGCTCCGTGGCGCGGATCCGCGTCTCCTGCGCGGCACGGCCGTCAGTccgccgcccgcagccgccccccccaccccccaccccaccccacgGGACCCCACCTTATTGATGGCGATGGTGAGCGCGGGCTGCACGCCGCCCTCCGCCTCCTGCGCCCGCCGGTAGCACAGCAGGTTGGTGCCGCGCAGCACGCAGAACAGCCGCGCCCAGCCCTGCGGCTCCCCCGGCGCCTGCTGCGGGGATGGGGCCCGTAAGGACCGCGGCACGGGGGGGTgcggcccccctccccccccccccccccaccgcgGGGATCCCTCTCCCATCGCACCGCAGCCCACAGCCCGACGGCGGCGATGGCTGAGAGCGgaggctgctgccactgcccGACCCCGCAGCACCCCCGGCCCGTttccatcccacccccaccgtggtgtccatcccatccccatctctttCCCTCCAcatccccaacccatccccatcccatccccaccccatcccattctGCCaacattcccatcccatcccatcccatcccacccccatcccacccccatctcATCCCCATCTCATCCCCAGTGCCATCTGTGTTCCCAAAtacatcccatcccatccccttcccttcccctccccatcccattcccatcccacccccatccccttcccttcccctccccatccccttcccatcccacccccatccccttcccctccccatccccttcccctccccatcccatcccaccccacccccaccccatcccatcctgccaacattcccatcccatctccatccccccacagcaccaccccCTCCACTTCCcaattcccatccccatccccccgcaccccccccatctctccctcccccacacccctctgtacccccccccccccagcacacaccTGCACCTTCAGGAAGCCACACATCACCTGTGCAGCcatgcagtggggctgtgcagccaggCGGCAGCACATGCTGCCATACAGCGGCAGCCAGAAGGAGCTCTCCTCTGGGTGGGGGGGCACACAGTGCACTCAGGGGCTGTCCCAGCACAGGCAGGACCCCCAgctcatccccccccccccccccctcccttgcTGTGACCCCATCCCTACACTTGGACCCTCCTCCCTGAAGCAGACAGGACCCCATGGtttcctgccccccccccagccgTGCAGTGCTCACCGTTGCAGGCGATGGCGAGGTCGTGCGTGCGGAATCCATCCTGCACCTCTGCCAGGGACAGCACCGTGTGTGCCAGGAGGTGGTATTTGGGGCCCCTGCAGggagtggggctgaggggcactgcgcaccccacggccccactgccccacatcccacatTTGCACCCCCCGCGCTCCTGTATGCCAACATCCATTTCTGTTTCCAcctccattcccatcccatcccaaccccatccttgtccttgtccccatcccattcccatcctcagccccattccaaccccatctctgctcccatccccatccccgttGGGACACAGGGATATGGACACTCGGGGACATGGAGGTGTGGAGTAATGTGGGTGCAGttcatccccaccccatcccatctccatcccacctctacctccatccccatcctcatcccatccccatcccatctccacaccatcccacccccatccccatctccatccccatcccatcccactcccatcctcatcccacctccactcccatccccatccccatccccatccccatcccatcccacaccATCCCACCCctatccccatctccatcccatccccatccccatcccacctccacaccatcccatccccacccccatcccatcccactcccatccccatcccatctccacccccatccccattctattcccatcccatccccatccccatcccaaccccacctccacaccatcccacccccatctccatccccatcccatcccatctccatccccatccccatccccatccccatccccatcccatcccatcccatcccatcccatcccatcccatcccaccccatcccatcccccacGGCAGGACGCAGTGACACACGCAGGCACTCACGGCACGCTGGgcgcaggcagcagcagagccccccccccGTTGGCAGTGGGGCTGCCGGGCCCCCCATCCATGGTGGCACGCAGGCGGCGCCCAGCAGAGCGgcccagggagctgctgagTTTGCTGGCCAACTTCCTGGGCGCGCTGCCCCCCACgtcctcccccagccctgcgctGTACAGCTCCACCTTCAGCAGGAAGTCCGGCCCGGCCTCCGAGCTGTGGGCAGCGtcagtgggggtgtggggggtgtggggggtgtggggggtgtgggggttGTAGGGTGTAGGGATAGGAGGATGTGGGGACAAGGAGACACGGATGTGCACATGTGGGCTGTGGGGACACAGTGTGGGACGTGGGGATGTAAGGCTGTACAAATGTGGGGGCACGGGGACACGGGGATGtgcagtgtggggtggggggatatggggatgtggggtcatggggacacggggacacggGGATGTGGAGGTATGGGGGCGCGCACaggtgggatgtggggacacagATATGTATGGGACAGGCAGACACAgtgatgtggggacatggggacatggggacagggggacatggtaacatggggacgtggggacatggggacagagggaTACAGGGCCATGGGGACAGGGATATGGgaacatggggacatgggaacatgggggcacagggacacagggacgcggggacatggggacatggtaACATGGGGgcacagggacatggggacacgggagcatggggacagggatatggggacatggggacatggggacaggggcACGGGGACACGGAGAcgcagggacatggggacaggggggcATGGTAacatggggacgtggggacagagGGATACGGGGGCATGGGGACGGGGCTATGGGGACAGGGGAACATGGG
Proteins encoded in this window:
- the RTKN gene encoding rhotekin isoform X6, producing the protein MEVADKLRILEDLNMLYIRQIALSLEDTDIQKKIDHEIRMREGACKLLAACTQREQALEATKSLQVCNSRILAYMAELQRMKEAQVMQRAARRPSDAGPTDERLPCRGRVCVSDLRIPLMWKDTEYFRNKGELHRCAVFCLLQLGVEIYDTEMVLVDRTLTDICFENAVLFSEAGPDFLLKVELYSAGLGEDVGGSAPRKLASKLSSSLGRSAGRRLRATMDGGPGSPTANGGGALLLPAPSVPGPKYHLLAHTVLSLAEVQDGFRTHDLAIACNEESSFWLPLYGSMCCRLAAQPHCMAAQVMCGFLKVQQAPGEPQGWARLFCVLRGTNLLCYRRAQEAEGGVQPALTIAINKETRIRATEQEARGKLHSVTVTNRYGAEEVTHTLLAESRAETQRWMEAFWQHFYDMSQWKQCCDELMRIDVPPPRRPPAPLPRQGSLYHEMALPGPAVPPSCEGLLLQDNAVSAEIRALLSSYYSDSY
- the RTKN gene encoding rhotekin isoform X5, with translation MERRGADTDIQKKIDHEIRMREGACKLLAACTQREQALEATKSLQVCNSRILAYMAELQRMKEAQVMQRAARRPSDAGPTDERLPCRGRVCVSDLRIPLMWKDTEYFRNKGELHRCAVFCLLQLGVEIYDTEMVLVDRTLTDICFENAVLFSEAGPDFLLKVELYSAGLGEDVGGSAPRKLASKLSSSLGRSAGRRLRATMDGGPGSPTANGGGALLLPAPSVPGPKYHLLAHTVLSLAEVQDGFRTHDLAIACNEESSFWLPLYGSMCCRLAAQPHCMAAQVMCGFLKVQQAPGEPQGWARLFCVLRGTNLLCYRRAQEAEGGVQPALTIAINKETRIRATEQEARGKLHSVTVTNRYGAEEVTHTLLAESRAETQRWMEAFWQHFYDMSQWKQCCDELMRIDVPPPRRPPAPLPRQGSLYHEMAIDPSDDIEAVTDILTRRAAVLTGGARGCPPWLSLFEGPPPHAAPPAGCGPRPRARPRTLSLDAKLSTLKGRGGTRRAPSPRPPPGSGSSSPGSSSSDTERAAPPRPPGRLQSQV
- the RTKN gene encoding rhotekin isoform X7, with the protein product MEVADKLRILEDLNMLYIRQIALSLEDTDIQKKIDHEIRMREGACKLLAACTQREQALEATKSLQVCNSRILAYMAELQRMKEAQVMQRAARRPSDAGPTDERLPCRGRVCVSDLRIPLMWKDTEYFRNKGELHRCAVFCLLQLGVEIYDTEMVLVDRTLTDICFENAVLFSEAGPDFLLKVELYSAGLGEDVGGSAPRKLASKLSSSLGRSAGRRLRATMDGGPGSPTANGGGALLLPAPSVPGPKYHLLAHTVLSLAEVQDGFRTHDLAIACNEESSFWLPLYGSMCCRLAAQPHCMAAQVMCGFLKVQAPGEPQGWARLFCVLRGTNLLCYRRAQEAEGGVQPALTIAINKETRIRATEQEARGKLHSVTVTNRYGAEEVTHTLLAESRAETQRWMEAFWQHFYDMSQWKQCCDELMRIDVPPPRRPPAPLPRQGSLYHEMALPGPAVPPSCEGLLLQDNAVSAEIRALLSSYYSDSY